A part of Gossypium hirsutum isolate 1008001.06 chromosome A07, Gossypium_hirsutum_v2.1, whole genome shotgun sequence genomic DNA contains:
- the LOC107926208 gene encoding omega-hydroxypalmitate O-feruloyl transferase: MITITKGEPTRVHPNEPVEKKGLYYLSNLDQNIAATIPTVYFFKSEGKGNEEAVEMVKNGLSKILVYYYPLAGKLMISSEGKLIVDCNGDDGAVFVEAEANCGVEEMADLTKVDHVVLGQLVYHIPDARNLLEIPLLMVQVTKFKCGGFAIGMSMNHCMLDGIAAMEFVNGWGEVTRALPLNLTPFLDRTILKPRNPPLIEFPHHEFDEIEDISIKTSLRQHEQIIHKSFTFDAPKLAKLKETAMEDRVLSKCTTFETLSGFIWKARCQALNLLPQQKTKLLFAINGRQKFIPPLPKGYAGNGIVITNSIVEAGELVEKPLSFAVGLIQGAIELVDDRYMRSAIDYFEVTRARPSLAATVLLTTWSRLPLYTVDFGWGEPICSGPVALPENPVLILFPHHKDHKSINLVLGLPVSAMKMFEELIMEI; the protein is encoded by the exons ATGATCACTATAACAAAAGGAGAGCCCACTAGGGTTCATCCAAATGAACCCGTAGAGAAGAAGGGTCTATATTACCTCTCAAACCTTGACCAAAACATTGCAGCCACAATCCCCACTGTTTACTTCTTCAAATCAGAGGGTAAAGGCAATGAGGAAGCTGTGGAAATGGTTAAGAATGGGTTATCCAAGATTTTGGTTTATTATTATCCACTTGCTGGGAAATTAATGATTAGCTCAGAAGGGAAGCTCATTGTGGACTGCAATGGCGATGATGGTGCTGTTTTTGTTGAGGCTGAAGCTAATTGTGGAGTTGAAGAGATGGCGGATTTAACCAAGGTTGATCATGTTGTTCTTGGACAGTTGGTTTATCATATTCCTGATGCTCGTAATTTACTCGAGATACCTCTTTTAATGGTTCAG GTGACTAAATTCAAGTGTGGAGGATTTGCTATTGGGATGAGCATGAACCATTGTATGCTAGATGGCATTGCTGCAATGGAATTTGTTAATGGATGGGGTGAAGTTACAAGAGCCTTACCATTAAACCTCACCCCATTTTTAGACCGAACCATATTAAAACCCCGAAACCCACCATTAATAGAGTTTCCCCACCATGAATTTGATGAAATAGAAGACATATCCATCAAAACCAGCCTTCGTCAACATGAACAAATCATCCATAAATCATTCACTTTTGATGCACCAAAGCTTGCCAAACTCAAAGAAACAGCCATGGAAGATAGGGTCTTATCAAAATGCACCACATTTGAAACCCTTTCAGGGTTTATATGGAAAGCAAGATGCCAAGCATTGAACTTACTCCCACAACAAAAAACAAAGCTCCTCTTTGCCATTAATGGAAGGCAAAAGTTTATCCCACCATTACCAAAAGGATATGCTGGTAATGGAATTGTCATCACAAACTCCATTGTTGAAGCTGGTGAATTAGTGGAGAAACCATTGTCATTTGCAGTGGGATTAATACAAGGAGccattgaattggttgatgatagataTATGAGATCTGCAATTGATTATTTTGAAGTGACAAGAGCTAGACCTTCTTTGGCTGCAACTGTGTTGCTTACAACTTGGTCTAGGCTACCTTTATATACCGTAGATTTTGGTTGGGGTGAACCTATTTGTTCAGGACCTGTTGCTTTGCCCGAAAACCCTGTTCTTATTTTGTTTCCTCATCACAAAGATCATAAAAGTATTAATTTGGTTCTTGGATTGCCTGTTTCTGCAATGAAAATGTTTGAAGAACTAATAATGGAGATATGA